One Cicer arietinum cultivar CDC Frontier isolate Library 1 chromosome 8, Cicar.CDCFrontier_v2.0, whole genome shotgun sequence DNA segment encodes these proteins:
- the LOC101506169 gene encoding uncharacterized protein isoform X2, producing MEQILTTKSYEIPKIPLNQTEIPLNCSGYNLTGTCPTNNAKISWNNQDHSSNSTCPDYFRWIHEDLRPWAHTGITKETIEKAKTTSNFKLIILKGKAYLETYEKSFQTRDVFTLWGILQLLRKYPGMLPDLELMFDCVDWPVVSIGQYNGVDPPPLFRYCGNDATLDIVFPDWSFWGWPEVNVKPWGILLGELKEGNKKISWMNREPYAYWKGNPTVAETRQDLMKCNLSEKQDWNARLYAQDWGRESQEGYKKSDLASQCTHKYKVYIEGSAWSVSEKYILACDSPTLLVKPHYYDFFTRGLIPVHHYWPIKEDDKCRSIKFAVDWGNSHKEKAHNIGKAASNFIQEELKMDYVYDYMFHLLNSYAKLFRYKPSISDKAVELCVESMVCKAQGLEKKFMMESLVKAPSNTNPCTMPPPYDPPSLHAQISKKKSSIERVEFWEKSYWEKQNMKT from the exons ATGGAACAAATCCTAACCACCAAATCATACGAAATACCAAAAATACCCCTAAATCAAACAGAGATTCCACTAAACTGCAGTGGATACAACCTCACCGGAACATGTCCCACAAACAACGCAAAAATCTCATGGAATAATCAAGACCATTCATCTAATTCGACGTGTCCAGATTACTTCCGTTGGATCCACGAAGATTTAAGACCATGGGCCCACACAGGCATAACAAAGGAAACAATAGAGAAAGcaaaaacaacatcaaatttcaagttaataatattaaaaggaAAAGCTTATTTAGAAACATatgaaaaatcatttcaaacaaGAGATGTTTTTACGTTGTGGGGTATCCTACAATTACTAAGGAAGTACCCTGGAATGTTGCCTGATTTGGAGCTTATGTTTGATTGTGTTGATTGGCCAGTTGTTTCAATTGGTCAATATAATGGCGTTGACCCACCACCACTATTTCGTTATTGTGGTAATGATGCAACATTGGATATTGTCTTTCCTGATTGGTCCTTTTGGGGATG GCCTGAGGTTAATGTAAAGCCTTGGGGGATTTTATTGGGAGAGTTGAAAGAAGGAAACAAGAAGATTTCATGGATGAATAGAGAGCCTTATGCTTATTGGAAAGGTAATCCAACTGTTGCTGAAACTAGACAAGACCTCATGAAATGTAATCTTTCTGAAAAACAAGATTGGAATGCTCGTTTATATGCTCAg gATTGGGGAAGGGAGTCACAAGAAGGGTACAAGAAATCAGATTTGGCAAGCCAATGCACTCACAA ATATAAGGTGTACATTGAAGGTTCTGCTTGGTCAGTAAGTGAAAAATACATTCTGGCATGTGATTCTCCCACTTTACTTGTGAAACCTCATTATTATGACTTTTTCACAAGAGGGTTAATTCCAGTGCATCATTATTGGCCCATTAAGGAAGATGATAAGTGCAGGTCCATTAAATTTGCTGTGGATTGGGGCAATAGTCACAAGGAAAAg GCACACAATATTGGAAAAGCAGCAAGTAATTTCATTCAAGAAGAGTTAAAGATGGATTATGTGTATGACTATATGTTTCATCTCCTAAATTCATATGCTAAACTCTTTAGATACAAACCATCTATAAGTGATAAAGCTGTTGAACTATGTGTGGAATCAATGGTTTGTAAAGCACAAGGATTAGAAAAGAAATTTATGATGGAATCATTGGTCAAGGCTCCTTCAAACACTAATCCATGTACCATGCCTCCTCCTTATGATCCTCCATCTTTGCATGCACAAATAAGTAAAAAGAAAAGTTCAATTGAAAGAGTTGAATTTTGGGAGAAAAGTTATTGGGAGAAACAAAATATGAAAACTTAA
- the LOC101506169 gene encoding uncharacterized protein isoform X1 — MFMKSLSRSTVVLVLPIILIVGALVYARFLDTPEVFSAGSSMEQILTTKSYEIPKIPLNQTEIPLNCSGYNLTGTCPTNNAKISWNNQDHSSNSTCPDYFRWIHEDLRPWAHTGITKETIEKAKTTSNFKLIILKGKAYLETYEKSFQTRDVFTLWGILQLLRKYPGMLPDLELMFDCVDWPVVSIGQYNGVDPPPLFRYCGNDATLDIVFPDWSFWGWPEVNVKPWGILLGELKEGNKKISWMNREPYAYWKGNPTVAETRQDLMKCNLSEKQDWNARLYAQDWGRESQEGYKKSDLASQCTHKYKVYIEGSAWSVSEKYILACDSPTLLVKPHYYDFFTRGLIPVHHYWPIKEDDKCRSIKFAVDWGNSHKEKAHNIGKAASNFIQEELKMDYVYDYMFHLLNSYAKLFRYKPSISDKAVELCVESMVCKAQGLEKKFMMESLVKAPSNTNPCTMPPPYDPPSLHAQISKKKSSIERVEFWEKSYWEKQNMKT, encoded by the exons GAGGTTTTTTCCGCAGGTTCATCTATGGAACAAATCCTAACCACCAAATCATACGAAATACCAAAAATACCCCTAAATCAAACAGAGATTCCACTAAACTGCAGTGGATACAACCTCACCGGAACATGTCCCACAAACAACGCAAAAATCTCATGGAATAATCAAGACCATTCATCTAATTCGACGTGTCCAGATTACTTCCGTTGGATCCACGAAGATTTAAGACCATGGGCCCACACAGGCATAACAAAGGAAACAATAGAGAAAGcaaaaacaacatcaaatttcaagttaataatattaaaaggaAAAGCTTATTTAGAAACATatgaaaaatcatttcaaacaaGAGATGTTTTTACGTTGTGGGGTATCCTACAATTACTAAGGAAGTACCCTGGAATGTTGCCTGATTTGGAGCTTATGTTTGATTGTGTTGATTGGCCAGTTGTTTCAATTGGTCAATATAATGGCGTTGACCCACCACCACTATTTCGTTATTGTGGTAATGATGCAACATTGGATATTGTCTTTCCTGATTGGTCCTTTTGGGGATG GCCTGAGGTTAATGTAAAGCCTTGGGGGATTTTATTGGGAGAGTTGAAAGAAGGAAACAAGAAGATTTCATGGATGAATAGAGAGCCTTATGCTTATTGGAAAGGTAATCCAACTGTTGCTGAAACTAGACAAGACCTCATGAAATGTAATCTTTCTGAAAAACAAGATTGGAATGCTCGTTTATATGCTCAg gATTGGGGAAGGGAGTCACAAGAAGGGTACAAGAAATCAGATTTGGCAAGCCAATGCACTCACAA ATATAAGGTGTACATTGAAGGTTCTGCTTGGTCAGTAAGTGAAAAATACATTCTGGCATGTGATTCTCCCACTTTACTTGTGAAACCTCATTATTATGACTTTTTCACAAGAGGGTTAATTCCAGTGCATCATTATTGGCCCATTAAGGAAGATGATAAGTGCAGGTCCATTAAATTTGCTGTGGATTGGGGCAATAGTCACAAGGAAAAg GCACACAATATTGGAAAAGCAGCAAGTAATTTCATTCAAGAAGAGTTAAAGATGGATTATGTGTATGACTATATGTTTCATCTCCTAAATTCATATGCTAAACTCTTTAGATACAAACCATCTATAAGTGATAAAGCTGTTGAACTATGTGTGGAATCAATGGTTTGTAAAGCACAAGGATTAGAAAAGAAATTTATGATGGAATCATTGGTCAAGGCTCCTTCAAACACTAATCCATGTACCATGCCTCCTCCTTATGATCCTCCATCTTTGCATGCACAAATAAGTAAAAAGAAAAGTTCAATTGAAAGAGTTGAATTTTGGGAGAAAAGTTATTGGGAGAAACAAAATATGAAAACTTAA